A genomic segment from Pistricoccus aurantiacus encodes:
- the hflK gene encoding FtsH protease activity modulator HflK: MAWNEPGGGGNQHDPWSSGGRRNGGGGGGNNNQGPPDLDEALKKFQDKLNRMLGGRRGKRGGGGSGGGGGKGQRNVFALPGLLIIVALAIWAASGFYLVDQSERGVVLRFGKFQDVVTPGLHWNPPLIDDVRMVNVTRVRSISQTQSMLTQDENIVGVEISAQYQVADPKNFVLSVRDPELSLENALDSALRHVVGGTQMIDILTSGREILGSSVTSRLQSYLDNYGTGIRLQTLNVESTAPPDAVQDAFDDVIRAREDRQRTINQAMAYANAIIPAAQGQAQRLLEQGQGYRESVVAKAQGAANRFNSLLTEYKDAPQVMRDRLYLDAVSEVMSKTNKVLMSAGESGNGPVMYMPLDQLRGSGSRQAQGVDSANSGALDPQLLESIGEEASSSSSANSTRSGNGIRREGR; the protein is encoded by the coding sequence ATGGCCTGGAACGAGCCGGGTGGTGGGGGCAACCAGCACGACCCCTGGAGTAGCGGCGGCCGGCGTAACGGCGGCGGGGGCGGGGGCAACAACAATCAAGGGCCGCCGGATCTGGATGAGGCGCTAAAAAAGTTTCAGGACAAGCTCAACCGCATGCTGGGCGGTCGGCGCGGTAAACGTGGCGGCGGCGGAAGCGGTGGCGGCGGCGGCAAGGGTCAACGCAATGTCTTTGCCTTGCCGGGACTGCTGATCATCGTTGCCTTGGCGATCTGGGCGGCCTCGGGGTTTTATCTGGTCGATCAGTCGGAACGTGGGGTCGTGCTGCGTTTCGGCAAGTTTCAGGATGTGGTCACCCCGGGTCTTCACTGGAATCCGCCTCTGATCGACGACGTACGCATGGTCAACGTCACCCGAGTGCGCTCCATCAGCCAGACCCAGTCGATGCTGACCCAGGACGAGAACATCGTCGGAGTGGAAATATCCGCTCAGTACCAGGTAGCAGACCCCAAGAACTTCGTGCTCAGCGTTCGCGACCCGGAACTCAGCCTGGAAAACGCCCTGGACAGCGCGCTGCGTCATGTGGTCGGTGGCACCCAGATGATCGATATCCTGACATCCGGCCGTGAGATACTGGGCAGTTCCGTGACGAGCCGCCTGCAGTCCTACCTGGACAACTACGGCACCGGAATCCGCCTGCAGACGCTGAACGTCGAATCCACCGCGCCGCCGGATGCGGTACAGGACGCTTTCGACGACGTCATTCGTGCCCGAGAGGATCGTCAGCGCACCATCAACCAGGCCATGGCCTATGCCAATGCGATCATTCCCGCCGCTCAGGGTCAGGCGCAGCGTCTGCTCGAGCAGGGGCAGGGGTATCGCGAGTCCGTGGTGGCCAAGGCTCAGGGTGCCGCCAATCGCTTCAACTCGCTGCTTACCGAGTACAAGGATGCGCCTCAGGTCATGCGTGATCGGCTATATCTCGATGCGGTCAGCGAAGTGATGAGCAAGACCAACAAGGTATTGATGAGCGCCGGCGAGTCCGGCAATGGCCCGGTCATGTACATGCCTCTGGATCAGCTGCGCGGTTCCGGATCACGTCAGGCGCAAGGCGTCGACAGCGCCAACTCGGGGGCTCTCGATCCACAACTGCTTGAAAGTATTGGCGAAGAAGCGAGTTCCTCAAGTAGTGCAAACAGTACCAGAAGCGGCAATGGTATCCGCCGGGAGGGCCGTTGA
- the hflX gene encoding ribosome rescue GTPase HflX: MFFERPDAGETAVLVHVDFQDEQEREDPGEFLELVRSAGAEPATLLTGSRKRPDPRSFIGSGKLEELRELLEIHQAELVIFNHALSPSQERNLERSLKCRVLDRTGLILDIFAQRARTHEGKLQVELAQLEYMSTRLVRGWTHLERQKGGIGLRGPGETQLETDRRLLRGRIKSINKRLDKVRRQREQNRRARARVEMPSVSLVGYTNAGKSTLFNAMTESRVYAADQLFATLDPTLRRLEIADVGPVVLADTVGFIRHLPHKLVEAFRATLQEAAEASLLVHVIDAADPDRELNVIQVETVLKEIEADRVPILQVMNKIDLLDSMPRIERDGEGKPTAVWISAQRGLGLDLLSQALSECLAEDVVELELTLAPQQGRLRAGLHELGAVREEAFDDQGRTCLAVRLPRRDFLQLMARLGENADDYLPKQHQHKPVWEA, from the coding sequence TTGTTTTTCGAACGACCCGATGCGGGTGAAACGGCAGTCCTTGTCCATGTGGACTTTCAGGATGAGCAGGAACGCGAAGATCCGGGTGAATTCCTGGAGCTGGTGCGTTCCGCGGGCGCAGAGCCGGCTACCCTGCTGACAGGGAGCCGCAAGCGTCCGGATCCACGCAGCTTCATCGGCAGTGGCAAGCTCGAGGAGTTGCGTGAGCTGCTGGAGATTCATCAGGCGGAACTGGTGATCTTCAATCATGCCCTGAGCCCCTCTCAGGAGCGCAACCTCGAACGCAGCCTGAAATGTCGAGTGCTGGATCGCACCGGACTGATCCTGGATATCTTCGCTCAGCGGGCGCGAACCCACGAAGGTAAATTGCAGGTGGAACTGGCGCAGTTGGAGTACATGTCCACTCGACTGGTGCGAGGCTGGACGCACCTGGAGCGTCAGAAAGGCGGGATCGGTCTGCGTGGCCCTGGTGAAACCCAGTTGGAAACCGACCGACGGCTGCTGCGAGGGCGCATCAAGTCGATCAACAAGCGTCTTGACAAGGTGCGGCGCCAGCGTGAGCAGAATCGGCGCGCCCGGGCTCGGGTGGAAATGCCTAGCGTCTCGCTGGTGGGTTATACCAACGCGGGAAAATCCACCCTGTTCAATGCCATGACCGAATCCCGGGTCTACGCGGCGGATCAGCTTTTCGCGACGCTTGATCCGACGCTGCGTCGGCTCGAAATCGCGGATGTGGGTCCGGTGGTGCTGGCGGATACGGTGGGCTTCATCCGCCATCTGCCCCACAAGCTGGTGGAGGCGTTTCGCGCTACCTTGCAGGAGGCGGCGGAAGCCAGCCTGCTTGTCCATGTCATTGACGCGGCGGATCCGGATCGAGAACTCAACGTGATCCAGGTGGAAACCGTGCTCAAGGAGATCGAGGCGGATCGGGTGCCCATCCTGCAGGTGATGAACAAGATCGACCTGCTGGACAGCATGCCGCGCATCGAACGGGACGGAGAGGGAAAGCCCACCGCGGTATGGATTTCCGCCCAGCGCGGTCTGGGGCTCGACCTGTTGTCTCAGGCATTATCGGAATGTCTTGCCGAGGATGTGGTCGAACTTGAGCTGACGCTGGCTCCTCAGCAAGGCCGCTTGCGTGCCGGGCTTCACGAGCTGGGCGCGGTGCGGGAAGAGGCTTTCGATGACCAGGGGCGTACCTGTCTCGCCGTGCGGTTGCCGCGACGCGATTTTTTGCAACTGATGGCGCGTCTCGGTGAAAATGCCGACGACTATCTGCCGAAGCAGCATCAACACAAGCCTGTATGGGAGGCGTGA
- the hfq gene encoding RNA chaperone Hfq, which produces MSKGQSLQDPYLNILRKERIPVSIFLVNGIKLQGQIESFDQFVILLRNTVSQMVYKHAISTVVPARNVRLPAQDPAAAQDS; this is translated from the coding sequence ATGTCCAAAGGACAGTCACTTCAGGATCCTTATCTGAACATTCTTCGCAAAGAGCGTATCCCGGTATCGATCTTTCTCGTCAATGGCATCAAGCTGCAAGGGCAGATCGAGTCCTTCGATCAGTTCGTGATCCTGCTTCGCAATACCGTCAGTCAGATGGTCTACAAGCATGCGATCTCGACGGTGGTTCCCGCCCGTAATGTGCGCCTGCCTGCCCAAGATCCTGCCGCTGCGCAGGACAGCTGA
- the miaA gene encoding tRNA (adenosine(37)-N6)-dimethylallyltransferase MiaA, with protein sequence MTGDSRPLAIFLMGPTAAGKTDLAIALHERLGVELISVDSAMIYRGMDIGTAKPGTAELERAPHRLIDIRDPAESYNAAEFRADALEEMRRIHAAGRTPLLVGGTMMYYKRLVEGVANLPATELGLRAELEDQMRRKGLGSLHDELTRVDPNSARRIHPNDPQRLMRALEVFRGTGRSLSELWQEQSRETFPWRTLSIAVSPAERSLLHERIARRFVTMLDHGFLDEVAGLKARGDLSLNLPSMKCVGYRQAWEHLEGDYDRQALEFRGIAATRQLAKRQLTWLRRWPSLNWIDSQRRDALGRLLELVRSA encoded by the coding sequence ATGACCGGCGATTCTCGGCCGCTGGCAATTTTTCTGATGGGCCCCACCGCCGCAGGCAAGACGGATCTGGCGATCGCGCTTCACGAGCGCCTGGGCGTCGAGCTGATCAGCGTCGATTCGGCGATGATCTATCGCGGCATGGATATCGGCACCGCCAAGCCCGGTACAGCTGAGCTCGAGCGAGCGCCGCATCGGCTGATCGACATTCGCGATCCCGCCGAGTCCTACAACGCGGCAGAGTTTCGCGCGGATGCGCTCGAGGAAATGCGGCGTATTCATGCCGCCGGCAGAACGCCCCTGTTGGTGGGCGGCACCATGATGTACTACAAGCGTCTGGTGGAAGGCGTGGCGAACCTGCCTGCAACTGAGCTCGGGCTTCGCGCCGAGCTGGAAGACCAGATGCGCCGGAAAGGCCTCGGGTCGCTGCACGACGAGCTGACCAGAGTGGATCCGAATTCCGCCCGGCGTATCCATCCCAACGATCCCCAGCGCCTGATGCGGGCGTTGGAAGTGTTTCGTGGCACTGGGCGCTCCTTGAGCGAGCTGTGGCAGGAGCAGTCCCGAGAAACCTTTCCTTGGCGCACGTTGTCCATAGCGGTGTCGCCTGCGGAGCGAAGCCTGTTGCATGAACGTATCGCCCGGCGTTTTGTGACGATGCTGGATCATGGATTTCTCGATGAGGTAGCGGGCCTCAAGGCACGTGGTGACCTTTCGCTGAACCTGCCATCCATGAAATGCGTGGGCTACCGTCAGGCCTGGGAGCATCTGGAAGGGGATTACGATCGCCAGGCACTTGAATTTCGCGGAATTGCCGCCACTCGTCAACTGGCGAAACGTCAGCTGACCTGGCTGAGACGCTGGCCGTCTCTCAACTGGATAGACTCTCAGCGCCGCGATGCGCTTGGCCGGCTGCTTGAACTAGTGCGAAGCGCCTGA
- the mutL gene encoding DNA mismatch repair endonuclease MutL produces MKSRRIQVLDPRLTNQIAAGEVVERPASVLKELVENAIDAGSRRIELELEAGGAKLIRVRDDGSGIGAEDLPLALSRHATSKIFSLEELEEVASLGFRGEALASISSVSRLELVSNREDDPKSGWRVVAEGRQMEPRISPAPHPRGTSVIVRDLFFNTPARRKFLRTEKTEFGHAEEAFRRLALSRYDIGWVLRHNQKVIHQLRPGDDDLAREKRLGALLGKGFLDNALHLDLEASGLRLWGWVGLPTHSRAQADQQYFFVNGRVVKDRLVAHAIRQAYRDVLFHGRQPVFVLYLELDPQLVDVNVHPTKHEVRFRDGRLVHDFLFSSLHRALGETRAGTVQTGRVRPVENPANASNLAKALENAGESGDGAASQETPRWQQQPMALHQAEPRPSANKVREFMAGYQALHPNHEESLLTPQSRKEDASSSTRPAPLPADHEETQAPPLGYALAQLQGVYILAQSARGLVVVDMHAAHERITYERMKQQVHAGSLDTQALLVPVSLAVGSKEIAIAESERETFVRLGVELDVAGPETLLVRRLPALLGKADVEPLIRDMLAELERYGRSNRLEAHINALLSTMACHGSVRANRQLTLPEMNALLRDMERTERSGQCNHGRPTWFEMSLQALDKCFLRGQ; encoded by the coding sequence ATGAAGTCGCGTCGCATTCAGGTGCTCGATCCTCGCCTGACCAACCAGATCGCCGCCGGCGAGGTGGTGGAGCGTCCGGCGTCGGTACTCAAGGAGTTAGTGGAGAACGCCATCGACGCGGGCAGCCGGCGTATCGAGCTGGAGCTGGAAGCCGGGGGCGCCAAGCTGATTCGAGTAAGGGACGACGGCTCGGGAATCGGCGCGGAGGATCTTCCGCTGGCGCTTTCCCGTCATGCCACCAGCAAGATATTTTCCTTGGAAGAACTCGAGGAAGTGGCGAGCCTGGGGTTTCGCGGCGAAGCACTCGCCTCGATCAGCTCCGTCTCCCGGCTCGAGCTGGTGTCCAACCGGGAGGACGATCCGAAAAGCGGCTGGCGGGTGGTGGCGGAGGGTCGCCAGATGGAGCCGCGAATCTCCCCGGCGCCGCATCCTCGCGGCACCTCGGTGATCGTGCGGGATCTGTTCTTCAATACCCCGGCCCGGCGCAAGTTTCTGCGTACCGAAAAGACCGAGTTCGGTCACGCGGAAGAGGCGTTTCGGCGTCTGGCTCTGTCCCGTTACGATATCGGCTGGGTGCTGCGCCACAATCAGAAGGTCATTCATCAACTGCGCCCGGGGGATGATGATCTCGCTCGAGAAAAACGTCTCGGGGCGCTGCTGGGCAAGGGGTTTCTCGACAACGCCCTGCATCTGGATCTCGAGGCGAGCGGGCTGCGGCTATGGGGCTGGGTGGGTCTGCCGACTCATTCCCGGGCCCAGGCGGATCAGCAGTATTTCTTCGTCAACGGCCGGGTGGTCAAGGATCGGCTGGTGGCTCACGCCATTCGTCAGGCTTACCGGGACGTGCTCTTTCACGGTCGCCAGCCGGTGTTCGTGCTGTATCTGGAGCTCGACCCTCAGTTGGTGGATGTCAATGTGCATCCTACCAAGCACGAAGTGCGTTTTCGCGATGGCCGCCTGGTGCACGATTTCCTGTTTTCCAGCTTGCATCGCGCTCTGGGCGAAACCCGTGCCGGCACGGTCCAGACAGGTAGGGTCAGGCCAGTCGAGAACCCAGCGAATGCCTCTAACCTGGCCAAGGCGTTGGAAAACGCGGGGGAATCCGGCGACGGCGCTGCCTCACAGGAGACGCCGCGCTGGCAGCAGCAGCCCATGGCGCTGCATCAGGCGGAACCAAGGCCCAGCGCCAATAAAGTGCGGGAGTTCATGGCGGGCTACCAGGCGCTGCATCCGAATCACGAGGAGAGCCTGCTGACGCCGCAATCTCGGAAGGAAGATGCCTCTTCATCAACCCGGCCGGCGCCGCTGCCGGCGGATCACGAGGAGACGCAGGCGCCACCGCTGGGCTATGCCCTGGCGCAGCTCCAGGGGGTATACATTCTCGCCCAGAGCGCCCGCGGCCTGGTAGTGGTGGATATGCACGCCGCCCACGAGCGGATCACCTACGAGCGCATGAAACAGCAGGTTCATGCGGGCTCCCTGGATACTCAGGCCCTGCTGGTGCCGGTGTCTCTGGCCGTCGGTTCAAAGGAAATCGCCATCGCCGAAAGCGAGCGCGAAACCTTTGTGCGTCTCGGCGTGGAACTTGACGTGGCCGGCCCGGAAACCCTGCTGGTGCGCCGGTTGCCGGCTTTGCTCGGCAAGGCGGACGTGGAGCCCTTGATTCGCGACATGCTGGCGGAGCTTGAGCGCTATGGCCGCTCGAATCGCCTGGAAGCGCATATCAACGCGCTGCTGTCCACCATGGCGTGCCACGGCAGCGTGCGGGCGAATCGCCAACTGACCCTGCCGGAAATGAACGCCCTGCTGCGGGACATGGAACGCACCGAGCGCAGCGGTCAGTGCAATCATGGCCGCCCCACCTGGTTCGAGATGTCTCTGCAGGCGCTCGACAAGTGTTTCCTGCGGGGCCAGTGA
- a CDS encoding N-acetylmuramoyl-L-alanine amidase, whose protein sequence is MRLWAAPDHSRLVFDLSSPAQANVFTLDNPSRLVIDLDASQLRSDSDKLNLQGSAIEAVRTGVRNGNGLRIVLDLKREVEPEHFSLAPNEQYGHRLVVDLTYPGESAVEDPIDPIEAMIREQEIAAQRAQAEAKLGGKPQSPAAEAVKKAQPHPKRDIIIAIDAGHGGEDPGAHGPHGTREKDVVLDIARQLQQIVNRTEGFKAVMIRDGDYYVGLRQRTRIAREQKADFFVSIHADAFTSARPNGSSVFALSQGGASSETAKWLADSENRADLIGGVDGNLSLQDKDEVLRGVLLDLTMTATLNDSLAIGGQVLDRLGRVNRLHKSRVEQAGFVVLKSPDIPSLLVETGFISNPTEEQQLKSASHQRDLAQAIFSGMRAHFQQNPPPASLLAWQRDNSRNTAGNEYRIQPGDTLSEIASRHRVPLAMLKQANELNGDAIRVGQVLRIPNS, encoded by the coding sequence ATGCGGTTGTGGGCGGCGCCGGACCATTCCCGGCTGGTGTTCGATCTTTCCTCCCCGGCGCAGGCCAACGTCTTTACGCTGGATAATCCTTCACGGCTGGTCATCGACCTCGACGCCAGCCAGCTGCGCTCGGATAGCGACAAGTTGAATCTACAGGGTAGCGCCATCGAAGCGGTGCGTACCGGGGTGCGTAACGGCAACGGGCTGCGTATCGTGCTGGACCTCAAGCGAGAGGTGGAGCCGGAGCATTTTTCCCTGGCGCCCAATGAGCAGTACGGGCACCGGCTGGTAGTGGACCTGACCTATCCCGGCGAAAGCGCCGTGGAAGACCCCATCGATCCTATCGAAGCGATGATCCGCGAGCAGGAGATCGCCGCCCAGCGTGCCCAGGCGGAGGCCAAGCTCGGCGGCAAGCCGCAATCTCCGGCGGCGGAAGCGGTCAAGAAGGCGCAGCCGCATCCCAAGCGGGATATCATCATCGCCATCGACGCGGGCCACGGCGGCGAGGATCCTGGCGCTCACGGCCCACACGGCACCCGGGAAAAGGATGTTGTGCTGGATATCGCCCGGCAATTGCAGCAAATCGTCAATCGAACGGAAGGCTTCAAGGCGGTGATGATCCGCGATGGCGACTATTACGTGGGGCTGCGCCAGCGCACCCGCATCGCCCGAGAGCAGAAAGCGGATTTTTTCGTCTCGATTCACGCGGATGCCTTTACCAGCGCCCGGCCCAACGGCAGTTCGGTGTTCGCGCTTTCACAAGGCGGCGCCTCCTCGGAAACCGCCAAGTGGCTGGCGGATTCGGAAAATCGCGCGGACTTGATCGGCGGTGTGGATGGCAACCTGTCCCTGCAGGACAAGGACGAGGTGCTGAGAGGGGTGCTGCTGGACTTGACCATGACCGCGACCTTGAACGACTCCCTGGCCATCGGCGGCCAAGTACTGGATCGTCTTGGCCGTGTCAATCGGCTGCACAAGTCGCGTGTCGAGCAGGCAGGTTTTGTGGTGCTGAAGTCGCCGGATATTCCCTCGCTGCTGGTGGAAACCGGCTTCATTTCCAATCCCACGGAAGAACAGCAGCTGAAAAGCGCCAGCCATCAGCGTGATTTGGCCCAGGCGATCTTCAGCGGCATGCGTGCCCACTTCCAGCAGAACCCGCCGCCGGCAAGCCTGCTGGCCTGGCAGCGGGATAACAGCCGAAATACCGCAGGCAACGAGTATCGCATTCAGCCCGGTGACACCCTGTCGGAAATCGCCAGCCGTCATCGGGTGCCCTTGGCCATGCTCAAGCAGGCCAACGAGCTCAACGGCGATGCGATCCGCGTGGGGCAGGTGCTGCGGATACCCAACTCATGA
- the tsaE gene encoding tRNA (adenosine(37)-N6)-threonylcarbamoyltransferase complex ATPase subunit type 1 TsaE, whose translation MHITLRSETAQVAFGEALGQALQGRGRIYLEGELGAGKTTLVRGVLRAYGHHGAVKSPTYTLVEPYVLEQAGRELRINHFDLYRLGDPEELEFMGARDLLDEQQLCLIEWPSRGTGWLPEPDIHIQLTVCDEGREARLQGMNDDGRAALERLADNKTRTET comes from the coding sequence ATGCATATAACCCTGAGGAGTGAAACGGCGCAGGTGGCCTTCGGCGAGGCTCTGGGACAAGCGCTGCAGGGGCGCGGTCGGATTTATCTGGAAGGGGAACTGGGAGCCGGCAAGACCACGCTGGTACGCGGAGTTCTGCGCGCCTATGGCCATCACGGCGCGGTCAAGAGCCCTACCTATACCCTGGTGGAGCCCTATGTGCTGGAACAGGCGGGGCGGGAGCTTCGGATCAATCATTTCGATCTCTACCGTTTGGGAGACCCGGAAGAGCTAGAGTTCATGGGGGCTCGCGACCTGCTGGACGAGCAGCAGCTGTGCCTGATCGAATGGCCCAGCCGAGGCACTGGATGGCTGCCCGAGCCGGATATTCATATCCAGTTGACGGTTTGCGATGAAGGGCGCGAGGCCAGGCTCCAGGGGATGAACGATGATGGCAGGGCGGCACTCGAGCGCCTTGCCGATAACAAGACCAGGACAGAAACATGA
- a CDS encoding NAD(P)H-hydrate dehydratase, with product MTDSRGRPLYLAEQVREIDRRTIAAGVEGFALMQQAAMAAYDAMRKTWPTLRRISVCCGSGNNAGDGYVLAALAACDGLSVQVIALRDPQELDGDAGQAVAMARRAGLKFQPWQPNMRISGELIVDALLGTGLSGAVREPFSAAIDAINAAQLPVLAVDIPSGLSADSGAVLGRAVKADLTVTFIADKLGLHTGSASAYVGTHRLEALGVEASRQADIEPCAMLLDEMLIPRCLPPRARDAHKGDNGHLLVIGGAPGFGGAALLASETAARLGAGKVSLATAPAHVTASLVRCPEVMVHGINSKGELEALIEGADVLMVGPGIGKGAWGQAMLQAALASDKPLVVDADGLNLLTTHWPLEYRDNWILTPHPGEAARLLESSAGEVQQDRRQAITELRRRRGGAIVLKGAGTLVADQEGIAVCPFGNPGMASGGMGDALSGMLGALLAQGLSLDEAARVGVLLHALAADRAVAAAGERGLLASDLASYARFLSNPGLSNPILNNPGTSDAYNPEE from the coding sequence ATGACTGATTCCAGAGGCAGACCTTTATATCTCGCCGAGCAGGTGCGCGAGATCGATCGCCGCACCATCGCGGCCGGTGTTGAAGGCTTTGCGCTGATGCAGCAGGCAGCGATGGCCGCCTACGATGCCATGCGCAAGACCTGGCCGACCCTGCGCCGCATCAGCGTTTGCTGTGGTAGCGGCAATAACGCCGGAGATGGCTATGTGCTGGCGGCTCTGGCGGCCTGCGACGGCTTGAGTGTGCAAGTGATCGCACTGCGCGACCCGCAGGAACTGGATGGCGACGCGGGCCAGGCGGTAGCCATGGCGCGGCGGGCCGGCCTAAAGTTTCAGCCCTGGCAGCCGAACATGAGAATAAGCGGGGAGCTGATCGTCGACGCGCTGTTGGGCACCGGGCTTTCTGGCGCGGTTCGCGAGCCGTTCAGCGCTGCAATAGATGCCATCAACGCGGCTCAGTTACCGGTGCTGGCAGTGGATATTCCTTCCGGGCTCTCGGCGGATAGCGGCGCGGTGCTGGGGCGAGCGGTCAAGGCGGACCTGACGGTAACCTTTATCGCCGACAAGCTGGGCCTGCATACCGGCTCGGCGTCGGCCTACGTAGGCACCCATCGCCTGGAGGCCTTGGGGGTGGAGGCATCTCGGCAGGCGGATATCGAACCTTGCGCAATGCTGCTCGATGAAATGCTGATCCCGCGTTGCCTGCCGCCGCGTGCTCGGGATGCCCACAAGGGCGACAACGGCCATCTGCTGGTGATCGGCGGTGCGCCGGGATTTGGCGGCGCGGCGCTATTGGCCAGCGAAACCGCCGCCCGGCTGGGAGCGGGCAAGGTCAGCCTGGCTACCGCGCCGGCGCACGTCACCGCGAGCCTGGTGCGCTGCCCGGAAGTCATGGTGCACGGCATCAATTCTAAAGGGGAGCTCGAAGCCCTGATCGAAGGCGCGGACGTACTGATGGTCGGTCCCGGCATCGGCAAGGGCGCCTGGGGCCAGGCCATGCTCCAAGCGGCGCTGGCAAGCGATAAACCTTTGGTGGTCGACGCGGACGGCCTGAATCTGTTGACGACTCATTGGCCTTTGGAATATCGCGATAACTGGATTCTGACCCCGCATCCCGGCGAGGCGGCGCGGCTGCTGGAGAGTTCCGCCGGCGAGGTTCAGCAGGATCGGCGCCAGGCGATCACCGAGTTACGGCGTCGTCGCGGGGGCGCGATAGTGCTCAAGGGTGCCGGTACGCTGGTAGCGGATCAAGAAGGCATCGCGGTGTGCCCCTTCGGCAATCCGGGCATGGCCAGCGGCGGCATGGGGGATGCGCTTTCCGGAATGCTGGGGGCGCTGCTGGCGCAAGGCCTGTCGCTGGACGAAGCCGCCCGGGTTGGTGTGCTGCTGCATGCCCTGGCGGCGGATCGGGCCGTGGCAGCCGCCGGTGAGCGTGGCCTGCTGGCCAGCGATCTGGCATCCTATGCGCGATTTTTAAGCAATCCTGGCTTGAGCAACCCTATCTTGAACAATCCCGGAACGAGCGATGCATATAACCCTGAGGAGTGA
- the queG gene encoding tRNA epoxyqueuosine(34) reductase QueG: MTSSPSLNSDTLCDLAERLKIWGRELGFQQLGITDTDLATHERYLERWLAAGHQGEMGFMAKHGTKRTRPEELVPGTLRVISVRMDYLPAEVETTKVLSQPDKAYVSRYALGRDYHKLMRKRLDQLAKRLEKEVGHFGYRAFVDSAPVMERALAQKAGLGWFGKNAMLLNPQAGSLFFLGELYTDLPLPVDAPFATEHCGRCSACRSACPTGAIVDDKIVDSRRCISYLTIELHGAIPEQYREAMGNRIYGCDDCQLVCPFTRFTRVSEEEDFAPRHDLDQAELLRLFAWSEEEFLHKTAGSAIRRIGYERWLRNLAVGLGNAPWSAALEAALKARLAYPSDLVREHVRWALARQSEKRGALIHVA; encoded by the coding sequence ATGACCTCCTCGCCTTCTCTGAACAGCGACACTCTGTGCGATCTGGCAGAACGCCTCAAGATCTGGGGGCGGGAGCTGGGATTTCAGCAGTTGGGTATCACTGACACGGACCTCGCCACTCACGAACGTTATCTCGAGCGCTGGCTGGCGGCGGGCCATCAAGGCGAAATGGGCTTCATGGCCAAGCACGGCACCAAGCGTACCCGGCCCGAGGAACTGGTACCCGGCACCCTCAGAGTGATCAGCGTGCGTATGGACTATTTGCCCGCGGAGGTGGAAACCACAAAGGTCTTGAGTCAACCGGACAAGGCCTATGTGTCTCGGTACGCCCTGGGTCGGGATTATCACAAGCTGATGCGCAAGCGTCTGGACCAGTTGGCCAAGCGGCTAGAGAAAGAAGTTGGACATTTTGGCTATCGGGCCTTTGTGGATTCCGCCCCGGTGATGGAGCGCGCCCTGGCGCAGAAGGCCGGGCTCGGCTGGTTCGGCAAGAACGCCATGCTGCTCAACCCCCAGGCCGGCTCGCTATTTTTCCTCGGCGAGCTCTACACCGATCTGCCGCTCCCGGTGGACGCACCTTTCGCCACGGAACACTGTGGGCGCTGTTCGGCCTGCCGCAGCGCCTGCCCCACCGGGGCCATCGTCGATGACAAGATCGTGGATTCAAGACGCTGCATTTCGTATCTGACCATCGAGCTGCACGGTGCCATTCCAGAGCAATATCGCGAGGCCATGGGCAATCGCATCTACGGCTGCGACGACTGCCAGCTGGTCTGCCCTTTCACCCGCTTCACCCGGGTGAGCGAGGAAGAGGATTTCGCTCCCCGCCACGATCTGGACCAGGCGGAACTGCTACGCCTTTTCGCCTGGAGCGAGGAGGAGTTTCTTCACAAGACCGCCGGCAGCGCCATCCGACGTATCGGCTACGAGCGCTGGCTGCGCAACCTGGCGGTGGGGCTGGGCAACGCCCCTTGGAGCGCGGCGCTGGAAGCGGCGCTCAAGGCGCGCCTGGCCTACCCTTCCGATCTGGTGCGGGAGCACGTGCGCTGGGCGCTGGCGCGCCAAAGCGAGAAGCGTGGCGCCTTGATTCATGTCGCCTAG